The Pseudomonas sp. IAC-BECa141 genome contains the following window.
GGACTCGTCCACGGTGAAGCCGTGGGTCAGCAGCTCGCGATACGGCGCGTGGTTGTCGATGGCGCAACCGGTCAGCAGGGACGAGTGGAACCAGCCACGGTGCTGGTCCGAACCTTCCAGATACAGGTCGGCACGCGGGCCGGTCTCGTGGCCCATCGGGTGTGAACCGCGCAGGACGTGCCAGTGCGTGGTGCCCGAGTCGAACCAGACGTCGAGGGTGTCGCTGATCTTGTCGTACTGCGGCGCTTCATCGCCCAGCAGTTCGGCAGCGTCGAGTTTGAACCAGGCTTCGATGCCTTCGACTTCAACGCGCTTGGCGACCTCTTCCATCAGTTCGACGGTGCGTGGGTGCAGCTCGCCGCTTTCCTTGTTCAGGAAGAACGGGATCGGCACACCCCAGTTACGCTGACGGGAGATGCACCAGTCCGGACGGTTGGCGATCATCGAGTGCAGGCGCGCCTGGCCCCAGGCCGGCACGAACTTGGTGTCTTCGATGGCTTTGAGCGAGCGTTGGCGCAGGGTGTCGCCGGACACCGGCTCCTTGTCCATGCCGATGAACCACTGCGCGGTGGCGCGGTAGATCAGCGGGGTCTTGTGACGCCAGCAGTGCATGTAGCTGTGTTCGATGACGGTGGTGTGCATCAGCGCGCCGACTTCGGTCAGTTTGTCGACGATGGCCGGGTTGGCCTTCCAGATGAACTGACCGCCGAAGAACTCCAGCGACGGCACGTAAACGCCGTTGCTCTGTACCGGGTTGAGGATTTCGTCGTTGACCATGCCGTATTTCTTGCAAGTCACGAAGTCGTCCACACCGTAAGCCGGAGCGGAGTGAACCACGCCGGTGCCGGCGCCCAGTTCCACGTAGTCGGCCAGATACACTGGCGACAGACGGTCGTAGAACGGGTGACGGAAGTTGATCAGTTCCAACGCCGAACCCGGCGCAGTGGCCAGAATGGTGCCTTCGACGCCGTAACGGGTCAGGCAGGACTCGACCAGCTCTTCAGCCAGCACCAGCAGCTTGTCGCCGATGTCGACCAGCGCGTAGGTGAATTCCGGGTGAACGTTGAGTGCCTGGTTGGCCGGGATGGTCCACGGGGTGGTGGTCCAGATCACGATCGAGGCAGGTTTGCTCAGCGATGGCAGACCGAATGCGGCGGCCAGCTTGGCTTCGTCAGCGATCGGAAACGCCACGTCGATGGTCGAGGATTTCTTGTTCTCGTACTCGACTTCCGCTTCGGCCAGGGCCGATCCGCAATCGAAGCACCAGTTCACCGGCTTCAGACCCTTGAACACGAAACCGCCCTTGACGATTTCGGCGAGGGCACGGATTTCACCGGCCTCGTTCTTGAAGTCCATGGTCTTGTACGGGTTGGCGAAGTCGCCCAGCACGCCGAGACGGATGAATTCGGACTTTTGCCCTTCGATCTGCTCGGTGGCATAGGCACGGCACAGTTCGCGGGTCTTGTCCGCGCCCAGGTTCTTGCCGTGGGTCACTTCAACCTTGTGCTCGATCGGCAGGCCATGGCAGTCCCAGCCAGGGACATACGGCGCATCGAAGCCCGACAGGGTCTTCGAGCGGATGATCATGTCCTTGAGAATCTTGTTCAGTGCGTGACCGATATGGATCGTACCGTTGGCGTACGGAGGGCCGTCGTGCAGGACGAACTTCGGACGATCCTTGCCAATCTCGCGCAACTTTCCGTACAGGCCAATACTGTCCCAGCGCTGCAGGATCTGCGGTTCGCGCTGTGGCAGGCCGGCCTTCATTGGGAAGGCGGTGTCCGGAAGGTTTAACGTGGCTTTATAGTCGGTCATTTAAGGCTCTTCATTAGCGATGGGCGCTAGGTGCGGCTAGTGCACGGGCGGCGGCGACATCCGCGCTGATCGCCGTTTTCAATGCCTCCAGGGAGGCGAAACGCTGCTCTTCACGCAGCTTCTGGTGGAAAACCACCGTCAGACGCCGGTCATACAGATCGCCGGCAAAATCTAAAAGATGGACTTCAAGGTGGGCCTTGCCATCACCTTGCACCGTGGGCCGTACGCCGATATTGGCGACGCCGGGCCAGGTCTTGCCGTCGATATCCACATCGACCAGGTAAACCCCGGTGATCGGCACGCGACGGCGCTTCAGTTGAATGTTCGCCGTGGGCGTACCCAACTGGCGGGCCAGTTTCTGGCCATGCAGCACGCGACCGGCAATCCGGTACGGGCGGCCAAGCAAGCGTTCGGCCAGAGCAAAATCGGCGGCGGCCAACGCGTTGCGCACCTGGGTGCTGCTGACACGAATCCCGTCCAGCTCGACGGTTTGCGCGGCTTCCACGGTAAAACCGTGAACCTGCCCGGCCTGCAGCAGAAAATCGAAATCGCCGAGGCGGTCGCAACCGAAGCGGAAATCGTCGCCGACTTCCAGATGCTGCACGCCGAGACCATCAACGAGGATGGTGTCGACGAATTCACTGGCGCTGAGCTTGCTCAAGCGCTGGTTGAAAGCCAGGCACAAGACCCGGTCGACACCCTCGGCGGCCAGCAATTGCAGCTTGTCGCGCAACCGGGCCAGACGCGCCGGTGCGGTCTCCGGAGCAAAGAATTCCCGTGGCTGTGGCTCGAAAATCACCACGCAGCTGGGCACGCCCAACTCAAGCGCACGCTCACGCAGTCGGGCCAGAATGGCCTGGTGACCACGGTGAACACCGTCAAAGTTGCCAATAGTGGCGACGCAGCCCCGATGCTGGGGGCGCAGATTGTGGAGGCCTCGAA
Protein-coding sequences here:
- the ribF gene encoding bifunctional riboflavin kinase/FAD synthetase yields the protein MQLVRGLHNLRPQHRGCVATIGNFDGVHRGHQAILARLRERALELGVPSCVVIFEPQPREFFAPETAPARLARLRDKLQLLAAEGVDRVLCLAFNQRLSKLSASEFVDTILVDGLGVQHLEVGDDFRFGCDRLGDFDFLLQAGQVHGFTVEAAQTVELDGIRVSSTQVRNALAAADFALAERLLGRPYRIAGRVLHGQKLARQLGTPTANIQLKRRRVPITGVYLVDVDIDGKTWPGVANIGVRPTVQGDGKAHLEVHLLDFAGDLYDRRLTVVFHQKLREEQRFASLEALKTAISADVAAARALAAPSAHR
- the ileS gene encoding isoleucine--tRNA ligase, with the translated sequence MTDYKATLNLPDTAFPMKAGLPQREPQILQRWDSIGLYGKLREIGKDRPKFVLHDGPPYANGTIHIGHALNKILKDMIIRSKTLSGFDAPYVPGWDCHGLPIEHKVEVTHGKNLGADKTRELCRAYATEQIEGQKSEFIRLGVLGDFANPYKTMDFKNEAGEIRALAEIVKGGFVFKGLKPVNWCFDCGSALAEAEVEYENKKSSTIDVAFPIADEAKLAAAFGLPSLSKPASIVIWTTTPWTIPANQALNVHPEFTYALVDIGDKLLVLAEELVESCLTRYGVEGTILATAPGSALELINFRHPFYDRLSPVYLADYVELGAGTGVVHSAPAYGVDDFVTCKKYGMVNDEILNPVQSNGVYVPSLEFFGGQFIWKANPAIVDKLTEVGALMHTTVIEHSYMHCWRHKTPLIYRATAQWFIGMDKEPVSGDTLRQRSLKAIEDTKFVPAWGQARLHSMIANRPDWCISRQRNWGVPIPFFLNKESGELHPRTVELMEEVAKRVEVEGIEAWFKLDAAELLGDEAPQYDKISDTLDVWFDSGTTHWHVLRGSHPMGHETGPRADLYLEGSDQHRGWFHSSLLTGCAIDNHAPYRELLTHGFTVDESGRKMSKSLGNVIAPQKVNDTLGADIMRLWVASTDYSGEMAVSEQILQRSADAYRRIRNTARFLLSNLTGFNPATDLLPAEDMLALDRWAVDRTLLLQRELQEHYGEYRFWNVYSKIHNFCVQELGGFYLDIIKDRQYTTGADSKARRSCQTALFHISEALVRWIAPILAFTADELWQYLPGERNESVMLNTWYEGLTELPEGFELGREYWDRIMEVKVAVNKEMEIQRAAKAVGGNLQAEVTLFAEDALTADLAKLSNELRFVLITSTATVAPFVQAPADAVATEVSGLKLKIVKSAFPKCARCWHCREDVGVNPEHPEICGRCVDNIDGAGEVRHYA